In the Carboxydothermus hydrogenoformans Z-2901 genome, CCCAAACAAAGATTGGTAGTATTGGGCAAAAGGGAATTTGATGGAGACATTGAGGCACTAATTATCCATTTGATGGATAATTAGATATTAAATCACAAAAAGAAGGAGGTGGTAAAATGAAAAGGTTTTTGTCTGTTTTAATTGTTCTCGGCATGTTGTTAACCAGTCCTTTAGCCGTACTGGCTAACACAGCAAAAAAAGCAGCAACCAACACCGTTAAAACCGCTAAAGTACAAATTGTTAAAACCAATAAAACAAAAAATGTAGCAAAAAAACAAGCAAGCCAAACTAAAAAAACAAAAGCCACAAAAGTTACAAAGACTAACAAAAAAACTGCTCCAAAATCAAAAAAATAAAGAAGGCTAAGGAAATAACTCCCTAGCCTCCCTCAACCACAGGAAGGGGGTAAAACCCCTTCCTTTAAGTTAATATTATAGCAAATTAATATTGTTAAAGGAAAGATTTGTATGGTAAACAGGTACAGAAAACTTGTTACGATTATTCTACTTCTCTTAAGTTTATTCTCGATACCTCACTTTCGGATCCTTGGCAACATGAAAACAGTAACAAAGCCCGCACCACCTAAAAAATATTGTGCCCTGACCTTTGATGACGGTCCTGATCCGCGCTTTACACCGCAGGTCTTAAAAATATTAAGAAAAGAAAAGATTCCAGCAACCTTTTTTGTTGTCGGCCAAAACGCTGCCAAATACCCGGATTTAATAAAAGAAATTTATTTTCAGGGCAATGAAATTGAAAACCACACTTATACCCATCCGGTTCTTAATTATTTTACGGACAATACCAATTTAGATTTAGAAATCAAAAAAACCGATGCAGTGGTATATGCAAAAACTCACTATACTCCTGCATTTTTTCGCCCACCCCGCGGGCGTCGCCCGGTTTACCTTTATAAAATTTTAGCTCGAAATAAGAAAACCCTGGTAATGTGGGATATTTGCGTCGAAAGTGTAATAGATAAAAAGAAAACAAATTTTTTAGTACCTAAAAATAAAGTAATAATTTTAGCCCATGACGGCCGCCTTGACCGCAGTAAAACTATTAAAGCGCTGCCGCAGGTGATTAAACAATATAAAGATGCAGGGTATCAGTTTGTAACCATAAACCAGCTTCACAGTTTAGGAGTGAAATAATGGACTATACAATTTTCCAGGCAATCAATAATCTTGCCGGTCATAGTATCGTATTAGATAAACTTATGATTTACATTTCCAAATACGGCATATTTTTTTACGGATTAATCCTTTTAGGAATCTTTTTAACCGGTTCAAAAAAAGCAAAAATCGAGGTATTTAAGATTGGCTTCACCGGGTTAATTGCCTTAGGTATCGCTGGTATTACCGGCAAAATCTATTATCGCCCCCGTCCTTTTATTAGCCATAAAGTTCATTTATTGTATGCCCACCAGCCGGACAGCTCCTTCCCGTCCAACCATGTAACGGGAGGTTTCACTTTAGCCCTTGGCATTTACACCCTTTCCCCTTCTTTAGGATTGCTGGCAATTGTTTATTCGCTTTTAATGGCCTTTTCCCGGATCTATGTAGGCCACCATTACCCTTCAGATGTAATTGGCGGAATGTTATTAGGAACATTTGTGAACTTTTCAAGGCTCCTTTTAGAGCAATATTATCTATCTGGCAAAAGAAGGGATATCAAATGTTAAGAAAAGTTTTTGCCGCATTTTTGCTTTTCCTTTTTATTTTTATCTTTTCCGGATGCACGCCTTCTTCCTCTTCTTCCAGTATTCTGGTCCTGGAATATCACGGAGTAGTTCCAGATAATGCCTGGGGTAAAGTTAATCATCTTTACAATATCAGGGTTGAAACCTTTGAAAACCAGATAAAAACTTTATTAAATGCCGGCTACAAACCCATCTCTGCCGAAAAGCTTATTGACTTTTACTATAACGGCTATAAACCATCCGGGAAAGAATTTTTAATAACCTTTGATGACGGCTACCGCAACAATTACCTGTATGCTTTCCCTATTCTAAAAAAATACCGGATTCCGGCCGAAATTAACTTAATTGTTGCCCGTATTGACCAGGCAAAAAACCATAACGATCCCATAAAAGGCTATCTAAACTGGGCTGAAGTTCGAGAAATGGCCAAGTCCGGTTTAATCTATTTTGGCTCTCATACCTACGATAGCCATAATAAAGTTATTACCGGTAAAAATAAAAAGAAAAATTATCCCTTTTTAGGACCAATTTATCTTGCAAATCAAAAAAGAATGGAAACATGGCAGGAAGCTGAAAAAAGGGTAAATAAAGACTTAATGCTCTCCGTTGAGCACATTTCATATGAAACAGGAATTAGACCAGAAATCTTTTGCTATCCCCACGGCAACTATAATACCTGGTTTATAAGTCGTCTTAAAGAAAATGGATTTAAAATAGCTTTAGCTGGCAATATTCCGCAAAATAATAACCCCTTTACCGTAAAGCGTATTTTGGTAACCGATTCCCTGCGCGGAAAAATACTTCTAATGAAATTAAATCTTGTAAAATACTCTAATATTCTGGATTTTATAATTAAAAAGGCTTCTGGTTCTGCCCAGAAGCCTGATTTTTCAAAAACTTAAACCTTGATTATTTCCACTCTGGTATCCAATTCACTGGCTCCGCCGCCAATAGGATCGGACAAACAAGCATTTTTCAAGGCCACATCCACTAATTGAACATCATTTACCGAAAAACCGGTACCTCTGCCCAACGCAAATCCGGTATCACTAACTCCAGCTACCCATTTTGTATGACCGTAAGGTTGAACGGCAGGTATCTTTTTGCCGTCAATTATCACCGGTGCTGCGCCATAAGCAAAGTGGCCGTAATTATAACTGCATCCCACTACTCCGGGTTTAATGCCATTAGTTACCAGGGCCTTACCTTGCACTTCAAAGTTTGGAGATATAATTTTGATGGTATCTCCGGAGTTAATCCCGCGTTTTTTAGCATCTTCCGGATTAATCCAAACGTAATTTTCCGCCTCAATTTCCCGTAACCAAGCATCGCTAATATTACGGTGAGTTCCGATATGTCTTGCCTTCCAGGTAATTAAAATTAGGGGATAACCCTCATTTTCCACCCTTTGTCCATTGTAATGGGTGATTTCTTCAATTCGGGGAAGACCATCAAAAGGCTTGCCGGTATAGGAGTGCTTACCTTTAGCCACTTTTTCGGAGTAAAAATTAACCTCAGAAGCTAATTTATACTTAAGGTACGGACCATCATATTCATTCCCCTTTTCTTCAAATCTACCTCCCCGATTAAGAACATAGACCACCCGGCGCCACTCTTCCGGCTTTACCGCCCGTTTCCAGGCCTCCAGATCAAAAAACTTCCCCAACGCTTTTTTCCTTGCCCTTTCAAAGATTAACAGTTCTTTATCATCCGCTTCCGGTACCGGCTCCTTTCCATCATAGGCAATATTCGCCACCAGCTTCAGGTAAAAGTCCTCGGCTCTGTCCAGGGAACTGCCGTCCGGAAAAGCCCCGGCTCCCACCCCCGGCAGCTTTAACTCCTTGGCCAGCTCAATAAAGAAGTCCTCCATCTGCCGGGCTTCAGGATAAACCCGGGTTACCGGCTGTTGAATATGGGTTTCTTTCAGGGGAAAATTGGGGTAGATGGTTTCAAAGCCCCAGCGTTCCAGATAAGTTAAATCGGGCAAAATATAATCGGCATAAGTAGCTGTTTCACTGATTACCACATCGGATACCACCAAAAGGGGAATAGCTTTCTGGTCTTTTAAGATCTCTTTATGAGCTTTTCCCACCGGTACCGATAATAAAGGAGAAATCCGGTGAATGAACAGGGCTTTGATAGGGTATGGATAACCTTCAGCAGCACTGGGTAAGGCCTCCTGAATGTTATTTCCGGAGTACTGAAACCAGGGACGCTTGGCCGGGTAACCATCCCGCTCAAAAAGAGTTGTCTTTTCATAGGCAACCTTGTTACGTACCAGCGGAATGCCCCAGGCTTTAAATCCTTTCGGCACTTTTAACAGATCATACCTGCCCTCGAAAGGATTGAACTTCGCTCCGGTGCTCATACTGCCCCCTTTCCAGTCATAGTTGCCGATCAGGTGGTTAAGGCAGTTAATAGCCCGGAGATTATAGAAGCCATTGGTATGCATCGCCGGACCCCGGTAGGAGGTTATAGCCGCTTTTTTCCCATGGGAAGTAAACTCCCGGGCCAGTTCGATAATCAGCTGAGGGTCGATTTCGCAAATCTTGGCATATTCCTCAATGGTGTACTCCATAACCCGCTCTTTAAACAGGGTAAACACCGACTTGACATGGATACCGTTAATAACAGTATCCACTTCCAATTGTCCTTCGGTAGCCTGGTCATGGGGTACTGGCTTGCCATTCTGGATTACCACAAACTGTTCTTTAGTTCCAATCCCAAGATCACTGGCCCTTAGCTTTGGCTTTCCTTTTGCGGTCAGATTGACCAAATAAGTTGCATCGGACCAGGTCGGTTCCCCGTCAGCTTTTGCTGCCTCCTTGTTGGGATTGGTTAAGTATCTTAAGTCATAACGCTTGTTTTCTATAATCCAGCGGGCCATACCCAGAGCTAAAGCCGCGTCGGTTCCCGGTTTTATCGGTACCCAGATGTGTGCCTTTTCAGCAATCCGGCTCAATCTTGGGTCCACCACCGCCAGCTTCATCCCTCTTTTAAGAGCATTCATAATTTTGGGCGCAAGCCAAGTTGGCCCTTTATTGGCCACCAGCGGGTCGGTTCCCCAGACAATGAGAAACTCAGCATTATCCACATCGGCGTACATGCGCTTTTTCGGTTTTTCTGTGTTAAAAGACTGTACATTTCCGATTACACCGTTAACACCACAAATTCCACCATGATCAAGGCTATTAATGCTGCCAAGGGTTTGGCTCCAGAAACGTTCTTTGAAAAAATCCCGCCGGTCTCCAAAAAAACCTACAATTTGATTGGCCTTGGGGCCCAAATCCGGATGTTTAGTATCGATAAGCACATCTTTATATTTCGCATCAAATTCTTCCTGGGACATCTCTCCTTTTTTCACTTTTTCCCAATCGGCCATTACCTTCTCTTCGGGAACAAAGGCCCAGATGCTCTTTAGCCCTGGAGTTCCCAGATCGGGGCTGCCATAGACAATTTCCTTTAACGCTTGTTCCCAGCTAATACTTTGCCATTGACCGCTTCCCCGGGGGCCAACCCTTTTTAGAGGCTTTTGCACTCGCAAAGCATCATAAGCAGTTTGGATACCGGCCTGGCCTTTAAGACAGGTCCGTCCACCCCTAAAG is a window encoding:
- a CDS encoding polysaccharide deacetylase family protein, which gives rise to MKTVTKPAPPKKYCALTFDDGPDPRFTPQVLKILRKEKIPATFFVVGQNAAKYPDLIKEIYFQGNEIENHTYTHPVLNYFTDNTNLDLEIKKTDAVVYAKTHYTPAFFRPPRGRRPVYLYKILARNKKTLVMWDICVESVIDKKKTNFLVPKNKVIILAHDGRLDRSKTIKALPQVIKQYKDAGYQFVTINQLHSLGVK
- a CDS encoding undecaprenyl-diphosphatase, which produces MDYTIFQAINNLAGHSIVLDKLMIYISKYGIFFYGLILLGIFLTGSKKAKIEVFKIGFTGLIALGIAGITGKIYYRPRPFISHKVHLLYAHQPDSSFPSNHVTGGFTLALGIYTLSPSLGLLAIVYSLLMAFSRIYVGHHYPSDVIGGMLLGTFVNFSRLLLEQYYLSGKRRDIKC
- a CDS encoding polysaccharide deacetylase family protein; translated protein: MLRKVFAAFLLFLFIFIFSGCTPSSSSSSILVLEYHGVVPDNAWGKVNHLYNIRVETFENQIKTLLNAGYKPISAEKLIDFYYNGYKPSGKEFLITFDDGYRNNYLYAFPILKKYRIPAEINLIVARIDQAKNHNDPIKGYLNWAEVREMAKSGLIYFGSHTYDSHNKVITGKNKKKNYPFLGPIYLANQKRMETWQEAEKRVNKDLMLSVEHISYETGIRPEIFCYPHGNYNTWFISRLKENGFKIALAGNIPQNNNPFTVKRILVTDSLRGKILLMKLNLVKYSNILDFIIKKASGSAQKPDFSKT
- a CDS encoding molybdopterin-dependent oxidoreductase, coding for MDQQKKPVKISRRSFLKTSAVLAGVGLVAPAALGSEQSAVESWFLDDPHGTGQDVLDYGAEDVIYTTCEQCNTHCTIKAVITPAKGNGPTSYIRKIAGNPYSPLNMQPFGQIPYNTPVDEAAKGSGDIAKEGRGFRGGRTCLKGQAGIQTAYDALRVQKPLKRVGPRGSGQWQSISWEQALKEIVYGSPDLGTPGLKSIWAFVPEEKVMADWEKVKKGEMSQEEFDAKYKDVLIDTKHPDLGPKANQIVGFFGDRRDFFKERFWSQTLGSINSLDHGGICGVNGVIGNVQSFNTEKPKKRMYADVDNAEFLIVWGTDPLVANKGPTWLAPKIMNALKRGMKLAVVDPRLSRIAEKAHIWVPIKPGTDAALALGMARWIIENKRYDLRYLTNPNKEAAKADGEPTWSDATYLVNLTAKGKPKLRASDLGIGTKEQFVVIQNGKPVPHDQATEGQLEVDTVINGIHVKSVFTLFKERVMEYTIEEYAKICEIDPQLIIELAREFTSHGKKAAITSYRGPAMHTNGFYNLRAINCLNHLIGNYDWKGGSMSTGAKFNPFEGRYDLLKVPKGFKAWGIPLVRNKVAYEKTTLFERDGYPAKRPWFQYSGNNIQEALPSAAEGYPYPIKALFIHRISPLLSVPVGKAHKEILKDQKAIPLLVVSDVVISETATYADYILPDLTYLERWGFETIYPNFPLKETHIQQPVTRVYPEARQMEDFFIELAKELKLPGVGAGAFPDGSSLDRAEDFYLKLVANIAYDGKEPVPEADDKELLIFERARKKALGKFFDLEAWKRAVKPEEWRRVVYVLNRGGRFEEKGNEYDGPYLKYKLASEVNFYSEKVAKGKHSYTGKPFDGLPRIEEITHYNGQRVENEGYPLILITWKARHIGTHRNISDAWLREIEAENYVWINPEDAKKRGINSGDTIKIISPNFEVQGKALVTNGIKPGVVGCSYNYGHFAYGAAPVIIDGKKIPAVQPYGHTKWVAGVSDTGFALGRGTGFSVNDVQLVDVALKNACLSDPIGGGASELDTRVEIIKV